A portion of the Melanotaenia boesemani isolate fMelBoe1 chromosome 2, fMelBoe1.pri, whole genome shotgun sequence genome contains these proteins:
- the ttyh3a gene encoding protein tweety homolog 3 isoform X1 encodes MAAVVNYSPPWWVNLLHRLPHFNFKFEQTSSDFQPEEWTYQQSILLLGGVALACLALDLLFLLFYSIWLCCRRNKEEEQPNADCCCTAWCVIIATLVCSAGIAVGFYGNGETCDGVNRLTYSLRHANRTITGVQKLVNDSTSSLNQTVDDNLQQLEAQYAAHEDYLSIIQKLQGQLDELVRQMVEIPFWDNTNMSLEDLAIKIELFDWYRWLGYIVLLLFDVLICLLVLFGLIRNSKGTLIGVCLFGVVALIISWVSLGMELAVSVSSSDLCVAPDTYVTKVVNQYGVINEDILQYYLSCSLEQTNPFQQRLSGSHKALVEMQDDVSELLRSATREYEQTRGSLEEIQGILNTTEISLHQLTALVDCRSLHMDYVQAMTGLCYDGLEGLIYLVLFSFVTALMFSSIICSVPHTWRIKRSDDESEIESLSHGGRQNHDNLYRVHMPSLYSCGSSYGSETSIPATAHTVSNAPVTEYMAQNSNFQNSRCENTPLIGRESPPPSYTSSMRAKYLANSRANPNTPPTHQTQPNSSSPQH; translated from the exons ATGGCAGCAGTGGTAAACTACTCTCCACCATGGTGGGTGAACCTGCTACACAGACTGCCTCACTTCAACTTCAAGTTCGAGCAAACAAGCAGTGATTTTCAACCAGAAGAATGGACGTATCAACAG TCCATCCTGTTGCTAGGTGGTGTGGCGCTTGCCTGTCTGGCTCTTGACCTCCTGTTCCTGCTCTTCTATTCCATTTGGCTGTGCTGCCGACGAAACAAAGAAGAGGAGCAACCCAATGCCGACTGCTGCTGCACCGCCTGGTGTGTCATCATCGCAACGCTTGTGTGCAG TGCTGGCATTGCTGTCGGTTTCTATGGAAACGGTGAGACTTGTGATGGAGTGAATCGACTGACGTATTCCCTCCGCCATGCTAACCGCACAATCACTGGAGTGCAGAAACTG GTAAATGACAGCACGTCTTCACTGAACCAGACAGTTGATGACAATCTGCAACAGCTTGAGGCCCAGTATGCAGCACATGAAGACTACCTGTCTATCATCCAGAAGCTGCAGGGCCAGCTGGATGAGCTGGTCAGACAGATGGTGGAGATTCCCTTCTGGGACAACACCAACATGTCCCTAGAAGATTTGGCCATCAAGATTGAGTTGTTTGACTGGTACAG GTGGCTGGGCTACATAGTCCTGCTACTGTTCGATGTCCTCATCTGCCTTCTGGTGCTGTTTGGCCTCATTCGCAACTCCAAGGGAACACTTATAGG gGTGTGCTTGTTTGGTGTAGTGGCTCTTATAATCAGCTGGGTCTCCCTGGGGATGGAGTTGGCTGTCTCTGTG agctCCAGTGACCTTTGTGTTGCTCCTGACACATATGTTACCAAAGTGGTGAATCAGTATGGTGTCATCAATGAAG ATATCCTGCAGTACTACCTTAGTTGCAGTTTGGAGCAAACCAACCCGTTTCAACAG AGGCTTTCTGGGAGCCACAAAGCGTTGGTGGAGATGCAAGATGATGTGTCCGAGTTGCTGCGCTCTGCCACCAGAGAATATGAACAAACCAGG GGAAGTTTGGAAGAGATCCAGGGTATTCTGAACACCACAGAGATCAGCCTTCATCAGCTCACTGCGCTGGTGGACTGCCGCAGCCTGCACATG GACTATGTCCAGGCCATGACGGGATTGTGTTATGACGGGCTGGAAGGCCTCATCTACCTCGTTCTTTTCTCCTTCGTGACTGCTCTCATGTTCAGCTCTATTATTTGTAGTGTGCCACACACATGGCGAATAAAGCG GAGCGATGACGAGAGTGAAATAGAGTCTCTGAGCCACGGTGGAAGGCAAAACCATGACAACCTGTACCGGGTCCACATGCCCAGCCTGTACAGCTGTGGCAGCAGCTACGGCAGCGAGACCTCCATCCCGGCTACAGCCCACACCGTCAGCAATGCACCTGTCACAGAGTACAT GGCTCAGAATTCCAACTTCCAGAACTCTCGGTGTGAAAACACACCTCTGATTGGACGAGAGTCTCCTCCTCCCTCG TACACCTCCAGCATGAGAGCGAAGTACCTGGCCAACAGCCGAGCAAATCCCAACACCCCTCCCACCCACCAGACGCAGCCCAACTCATCCAGTCCGCAGCACTGA
- the ttyh3a gene encoding protein tweety homolog 3 isoform X2, translating into MAAVVNYSPPWWVNLLHRLPHFNFKFEQTSSDFQPEEWTYQQSILLLGGVALACLALDLLFLLFYSIWLCCRRNKEEEQPNADCCCTAWCVIIATLVCSAGIAVGFYGNGETCDGVNRLTYSLRHANRTITGVQKLVNDSTSSLNQTVDDNLQQLEAQYAAHEDYLSIIQKLQGQLDELVRQMVEIPFWDNTNMSLEDLAIKIELFDWYRWLGYIVLLLFDVLICLLVLFGLIRNSKGTLIGVCLFGVVALIISWVSLGMELAVSVSSSDLCVAPDTYVTKVVNQYGVINEDILQYYLSCSLEQTNPFQQRLSGSHKALVEMQDDVSELLRSATREYEQTRGSLEEIQGILNTTEISLHQLTALVDCRSLHMDYVQAMTGLCYDGLEGLIYLVLFSFVTALMFSSIICSVPHTWRIKRSDDESEIESLSHGGRQNHDNLYRVHMPSLYSCGSSYGSETSIPATAHTVSNAPVTEYMAQNSNFQNSRCENTPLIGRESPPPSLYLTAADSNSGHCWQLKPSESSRSFW; encoded by the exons ATGGCAGCAGTGGTAAACTACTCTCCACCATGGTGGGTGAACCTGCTACACAGACTGCCTCACTTCAACTTCAAGTTCGAGCAAACAAGCAGTGATTTTCAACCAGAAGAATGGACGTATCAACAG TCCATCCTGTTGCTAGGTGGTGTGGCGCTTGCCTGTCTGGCTCTTGACCTCCTGTTCCTGCTCTTCTATTCCATTTGGCTGTGCTGCCGACGAAACAAAGAAGAGGAGCAACCCAATGCCGACTGCTGCTGCACCGCCTGGTGTGTCATCATCGCAACGCTTGTGTGCAG TGCTGGCATTGCTGTCGGTTTCTATGGAAACGGTGAGACTTGTGATGGAGTGAATCGACTGACGTATTCCCTCCGCCATGCTAACCGCACAATCACTGGAGTGCAGAAACTG GTAAATGACAGCACGTCTTCACTGAACCAGACAGTTGATGACAATCTGCAACAGCTTGAGGCCCAGTATGCAGCACATGAAGACTACCTGTCTATCATCCAGAAGCTGCAGGGCCAGCTGGATGAGCTGGTCAGACAGATGGTGGAGATTCCCTTCTGGGACAACACCAACATGTCCCTAGAAGATTTGGCCATCAAGATTGAGTTGTTTGACTGGTACAG GTGGCTGGGCTACATAGTCCTGCTACTGTTCGATGTCCTCATCTGCCTTCTGGTGCTGTTTGGCCTCATTCGCAACTCCAAGGGAACACTTATAGG gGTGTGCTTGTTTGGTGTAGTGGCTCTTATAATCAGCTGGGTCTCCCTGGGGATGGAGTTGGCTGTCTCTGTG agctCCAGTGACCTTTGTGTTGCTCCTGACACATATGTTACCAAAGTGGTGAATCAGTATGGTGTCATCAATGAAG ATATCCTGCAGTACTACCTTAGTTGCAGTTTGGAGCAAACCAACCCGTTTCAACAG AGGCTTTCTGGGAGCCACAAAGCGTTGGTGGAGATGCAAGATGATGTGTCCGAGTTGCTGCGCTCTGCCACCAGAGAATATGAACAAACCAGG GGAAGTTTGGAAGAGATCCAGGGTATTCTGAACACCACAGAGATCAGCCTTCATCAGCTCACTGCGCTGGTGGACTGCCGCAGCCTGCACATG GACTATGTCCAGGCCATGACGGGATTGTGTTATGACGGGCTGGAAGGCCTCATCTACCTCGTTCTTTTCTCCTTCGTGACTGCTCTCATGTTCAGCTCTATTATTTGTAGTGTGCCACACACATGGCGAATAAAGCG GAGCGATGACGAGAGTGAAATAGAGTCTCTGAGCCACGGTGGAAGGCAAAACCATGACAACCTGTACCGGGTCCACATGCCCAGCCTGTACAGCTGTGGCAGCAGCTACGGCAGCGAGACCTCCATCCCGGCTACAGCCCACACCGTCAGCAATGCACCTGTCACAGAGTACAT GGCTCAGAATTCCAACTTCCAGAACTCTCGGTGTGAAAACACACCTCTGATTGGACGAGAGTCTCCTCCTCCCTCG TTGTATTTGACTGCCGCGGACAGTAACAGCGGTCACTGCTGGCAGTTAAAGCCCTCGGAGAGTTCGAGATCGTTTTGGTAA
- the lfng gene encoding beta-1,3-N-acetylglucosaminyltransferase lunatic fringe, which translates to MLTNNGKKTAISVTCTACLCLLLLGVFVQHLQIQVTDQSTGEDTGANSLLQDAASLGSARDKKGFSAYFTKLTRGRREVERPAGSSATSAEPPPAEDISADDIFIAVKTTKKFHQSRLNLLMETWISRNVQQTYIFTDGEDEELKKKIGSHAINTNCSAAHSRQALSCKMAVEYDKFIESGKKWFCHVDDDNYVNVRTLVKHLSQYLHTQDMYIGKPSLDRPIEATERLGDNKMKPVNFWFATGGAGFCVSRGLALKMSPWASGGHFMNTAEKIRLPDDCTIGYIIESVLGVPLTRSNLFHSHLENLQQVSRSEIHKQITLSYGMFENKSNTISLKGAFPVEEDPSRFKSVHCLLYPDTPWCVPQVAF; encoded by the exons ATGCTGACAAATAATGGAAAGAAGACAGCCATCTCTGTAACCTGCACAGCGTGTCTCTGCCTGCTGCTGCTCGGGGTTTTTGTGCAGCATCTCCAGATTCAGGTGACGGATCAGAGCACAGGGGAGGACACTGGTGCGAACTCTCTCCTCCAAGACGCAGCGTCGCTCGGGAGCGCTCGTGATAAGAAAGGATTCTCTGCGTATTTCACCAAACTGACCCGAGGACGTAGGGAGGTGGAGAGACCCGCAGGCTCATCTGCCACCTCCGCTGAGCCTCCTCCCGCTGAGGACATCAGCGCGGATGACATCTTCATCGCTGTGAAGACCACCAAGAAGTTCCACCAGTCCAGGCTGAACCTGCTTATGGAGACTTGGATCTCCAGAAACGTGCAACAG ACATACATCTTCACAGATGGAGAAGATGAggagctaaaaaagaaaattg GGAGTCATGCAATCAACACCAACTGCTCCGCAGCTCATAGCCGGCAAGCTCTGTCATGTAAGATGGCGGTGGAATATGACAAgttcatcgagtctggaaaaaA GTGGTTCTGTCATGTAGATGATGACAACTATGTGAATGTTCGGACTCTGGTGAAGCACCTGTCTCAGTACCTCCACACCCAGGACATGTACATCGGTAAACCCAGTCTGGACCGACCCATAGAGGCCACAGAGAGGCTGGGCGACAACAAGATG aaaccAGTCAACTTCTGGTTTGCCACTGGAGGAGCAGGCTTCTGTGTGAGTCGGGGTCTGGCGCTGAAGATGAGCCCATGGGCCAG TGGCGGTCACTTCATGAACACAGCAGAGAAGATCCGTCTGCCTGACGACTGCACCATCGGCTATATCATTGAGTCGGTTCTGGGGGTCCCTCTTACCCGCAGCAACCTGTTCCACTCTCACCTGGAAAACCTGCAACAGGTATCAAGATCTGAGATTCACAAACAG ATCACCCTCAGTTATGGGATGTTTGAAAACAAGAGCAACACCATCAGTTTGAAAGGGGCTTTTCCAGTGGAGGAGGATCCATCAAG GTTCAAGTCTGTGCATTGTCTCCTGTATCCAGACACTCCATGGTGTGTCCCCCAGGTTGCCTTCTGA